One part of the Aestuariirhabdus litorea genome encodes these proteins:
- the hisS gene encoding histidine--tRNA ligase produces the protein MAKQLQAIRGMNDLLPEQTVVWQYFEQKVRGVLASTGYQEIRMPVLEPTELFKRSIGEVTDIVEKEMYTFDDRNGDSLTLRPEGTAGCVRAAQQHSLLQNQTQRLWYYGPMFRHERPQKGRYRQFYQVGVETFGMEGPDIDAELILMSARLWRELGILDHVRLELNSLGTAADRKRYREALVEYLRGHLEALDDDSRRRLDSNPLRILDSKNETTQQLLEGAPVLSDYLDEESQLHFSALKAMLDEAGVAYVVNPRLVRGLDYYGKTVFEWVTTELGAQGTVCAGGRYDGLVEQLGGKPVPAVGFAMGVERLILLLETLQLIPAEVHHQVDAYLLVLGENCSSYALTVAEQLRLAVPSLRLVVNCGGGSFKSQMKKVARSGAPIALIVGDDEVSSRRIGVKYQDRDEPQQALTLEQTQNLLNQQLA, from the coding sequence GTGGCGAAACAGCTGCAAGCCATTCGTGGCATGAATGACCTGCTGCCGGAACAAACGGTTGTGTGGCAATACTTTGAACAGAAGGTACGTGGGGTGCTGGCCAGCACCGGCTACCAGGAGATCCGCATGCCGGTTCTGGAGCCCACCGAGTTGTTCAAGCGCTCGATCGGCGAGGTGACCGACATCGTCGAGAAGGAGATGTACACCTTTGACGACCGCAACGGTGACAGCCTGACCCTGCGCCCGGAGGGAACTGCCGGCTGTGTGCGGGCGGCCCAGCAGCACTCGTTGCTGCAGAACCAGACCCAGCGCCTGTGGTACTACGGCCCCATGTTCCGTCACGAACGGCCGCAGAAGGGGCGCTACCGCCAGTTTTATCAGGTGGGAGTGGAAACCTTCGGCATGGAGGGGCCCGATATCGACGCCGAGCTGATCCTTATGAGCGCGCGCCTGTGGCGCGAGCTGGGGATCCTCGACCACGTGCGCCTGGAGCTGAACTCCCTGGGTACCGCCGCTGACCGCAAACGTTACCGCGAGGCTTTGGTGGAGTACCTGCGGGGCCATCTGGAGGCACTGGATGATGACAGCCGTCGTCGCCTCGACAGCAATCCGCTGCGGATCCTCGACTCCAAGAACGAAACCACCCAGCAGTTGTTGGAGGGGGCGCCGGTGTTGAGTGACTACCTCGACGAGGAGTCCCAGCTCCATTTCTCCGCGCTGAAGGCGATGCTCGATGAGGCCGGGGTGGCCTACGTGGTCAATCCGCGCCTGGTGCGTGGCCTCGATTACTACGGCAAGACTGTGTTCGAGTGGGTCACCACCGAATTGGGCGCCCAGGGCACGGTGTGTGCTGGCGGGCGTTACGATGGCCTGGTCGAGCAGTTGGGGGGCAAGCCGGTACCCGCAGTGGGCTTTGCCATGGGGGTGGAGCGCCTGATTTTGCTGTTGGAAACCCTGCAGCTGATCCCGGCCGAAGTGCACCACCAGGTGGACGCCTACCTGCTGGTATTGGGCGAGAACTGCAGCAGTTATGCCCTCACGGTTGCCGAGCAGCTGCGCCTTGCGGTACCTTCTCTGCGGCTGGTGGTGAACTGCGGTGGAGGCAGCTTCAAAAGCCAGATGAAGAAGGTCGCACGCAGCGGTGCCCCGATCGCCCTGATTGTGGGCGACGATGAGGTGAGCTCACGCCGGATCGGCGTAAAATACCAGGACCGGGACGAGCCCCAGCAGGCCCTTACCCTGGAACAGACCCAGAATCTTTTGAACCAGCAGCTGGCGTAA
- a CDS encoding YfgM family protein — translation MDIYRTEEEQIAAIKNWWKANGTAILLGLAIALAGVFGYQAWDRSQQQSAAAASALYQELAALMVNSQQPLSEQQQSTLSHLVSSLKQEHAGTGYAAMAALLQARQAVEKGDLAAARSELLWALEQNLDANLEAIVRLRLARATFEGSAETARQALALIDGVEAAGFTASYEAVKGDLYLALEQPEAARAAYQKALDAARANGQNLPLVQLKLDDLAVAQEGA, via the coding sequence GTGGATATTTACCGTACCGAAGAAGAGCAGATTGCGGCGATCAAGAACTGGTGGAAAGCCAATGGAACCGCCATTTTGCTGGGGCTGGCCATCGCCCTGGCGGGTGTGTTTGGTTATCAGGCCTGGGATCGTAGCCAGCAGCAGAGTGCGGCCGCCGCCTCGGCGCTGTACCAGGAGTTGGCTGCGTTGATGGTGAATAGCCAGCAGCCATTGAGTGAGCAGCAGCAGAGTACCCTGTCGCATCTGGTCAGCAGCCTCAAGCAGGAGCATGCCGGCACCGGTTATGCGGCAATGGCGGCCCTGCTGCAGGCGCGCCAGGCGGTGGAAAAGGGGGATCTGGCCGCCGCGCGTAGCGAGCTGCTGTGGGCTCTGGAGCAGAACCTGGACGCCAACCTGGAGGCGATTGTACGCCTGCGCCTGGCCCGCGCCACCTTTGAAGGCAGTGCGGAAACCGCCCGCCAGGCCCTGGCCCTGATCGACGGTGTCGAGGCCGCTGGCTTTACCGCCTCCTACGAAGCGGTAAAAGGTGATCTCTACCTGGCCCTTGAACAGCCGGAGGCGGCTCGTGCTGCCTACCAGAAGGCGCTGGATGCGGCGCGTGCCAACGGGCAGAACCTGCCGCTGGTGCAGCTGAAGCTGGATGATCTTGCCGTTGCGCAGGAAGGTGCCTAA
- the bamB gene encoding outer membrane protein assembly factor BamB produces the protein MNWLPLRKGVCALLSALILAGCSSKGEEEEVEAKPLVSFDASAELTTLWSASVGNGADDKYVRLQPALYLDELFVADARGVVAAFDQQSGKRLWRVELDLPVSSGVYAGFGIVVLGTEGGEVVALNAEDGSERWRTRVTSEVLSVADSNGDVVVIRTIDEKLAGLDNLSGERRWIFESAQPVLSLRGTGDPVIEDDRVYVGFGNGSIKSLSTRNGVLRWEQAVAEAEGRTELERMIDVDAAPLVENGTVYVVSYQGNVIALDAVRGNLVWQRKASSYESLAMGFGYLYMADEQGFLSALDKNSNAIVWQQKELEHRQLGTPVVVSSYVAVADYDGYVHFLSQIDGSFVARTRIDSEGIRGRMVALGGTLYAYGNSGKLVAIKVQ, from the coding sequence GTGAACTGGTTGCCGTTGCGAAAGGGGGTCTGCGCACTGTTGTCGGCCCTTATCCTTGCTGGTTGCAGCTCCAAGGGTGAAGAGGAAGAGGTCGAAGCCAAGCCGTTGGTGAGCTTTGATGCCAGTGCCGAGCTGACCACTCTGTGGAGTGCCAGTGTGGGCAATGGCGCCGATGACAAATACGTCCGTTTGCAACCGGCCCTCTATCTTGATGAACTCTTTGTGGCCGATGCCCGTGGAGTAGTGGCTGCCTTTGACCAGCAAAGCGGCAAGCGCCTGTGGCGGGTGGAGCTCGATCTACCGGTCAGCAGTGGTGTGTACGCCGGCTTTGGTATTGTTGTATTGGGGACCGAAGGGGGCGAAGTGGTGGCCCTCAACGCCGAGGATGGTTCAGAGCGGTGGCGCACGCGGGTAACCAGTGAGGTGCTGTCGGTGGCCGACAGCAATGGCGATGTGGTGGTGATCCGTACCATCGACGAGAAGCTGGCGGGGCTGGATAACCTGAGCGGTGAACGTCGCTGGATCTTTGAGAGTGCCCAGCCGGTCCTCTCCCTGCGCGGGACCGGAGATCCTGTTATTGAGGATGATCGGGTCTACGTCGGCTTTGGTAATGGTTCAATCAAGTCGCTCTCCACCCGAAATGGGGTGTTGCGTTGGGAGCAGGCAGTAGCCGAGGCGGAGGGCCGTACCGAGCTGGAGCGGATGATTGATGTGGATGCCGCACCCCTGGTGGAAAATGGCACCGTGTACGTCGTCAGCTACCAGGGTAATGTGATTGCGCTGGATGCGGTGCGAGGCAATCTGGTATGGCAGCGAAAAGCCTCCAGTTATGAGAGCCTGGCCATGGGCTTTGGCTATCTCTACATGGCCGATGAGCAGGGCTTCCTGTCGGCACTGGACAAGAACAGCAATGCCATTGTATGGCAGCAAAAAGAGCTGGAGCATCGCCAGCTGGGAACACCGGTGGTGGTGAGCAGCTATGTGGCAGTGGCCGATTACGACGGCTATGTTCACTTTCTGTCGCAGATCGATGGCAGCTTTGTGGCCCGCACCCGCATCGACAGTGAGGGCATTCGTGGACGCATGGTAGCCCTGGGGGGCACCCTGTACGCCTATGGAAACAGCGGCAAGCTGGTAGCGATCAAGGTCCAGTAG
- the der gene encoding ribosome biogenesis GTPase Der: MVPVIALVGRPNVGKSTLFNRLTRTRDALVADFAGLTRDRKYGEGRMGERPFIVIDTGGISGDETGIDTVMAEQSLLAIEEADVVLFMVDGRDGRTASEEMIAQHLRTRQKKSYLVVNKIDSVDADSAASDFYALGMEHLYMIAAAHGRGVKQMVDEVLAGFPLAEEASEEAVDGGIKIGIVGRPNVGKSTLVNRLLGEERVVVYDHAGTTRDSIYIPYTRHDKPYTLIDTAGVRKRGRINESVEKFSVIKTLQAIQDANVVVLVLDAREGLVDQDMHLLGFIIETGRALVIAFNKWDGMSQDEKREIKETLERRLVFADFARIHFISALHGTGVGHLYESIEEAYECATQRWSASRLTQLLEDAVSDHQPPLVRGRRIKLRYAHMGGSNPPIIVIHGNQTEEVPNAYKRYLENTFRRVLKLVGTPMRFEFRTGDNPFEGRKNKLTQRQISKKKRLMEHIKKADKKRKKK; this comes from the coding sequence ATGGTACCGGTTATCGCCCTTGTGGGGCGTCCCAATGTGGGAAAATCAACCCTCTTCAACCGCCTGACGCGTACCCGTGATGCCCTGGTGGCAGACTTCGCGGGACTCACCCGTGACCGCAAATATGGCGAAGGCCGAATGGGGGAGCGTCCCTTTATTGTCATCGATACCGGTGGTATCAGCGGCGATGAAACCGGTATCGACACGGTGATGGCCGAGCAGTCCCTGCTGGCGATCGAAGAGGCCGATGTGGTGCTCTTTATGGTGGATGGTCGCGACGGTCGTACCGCCTCAGAGGAGATGATCGCCCAGCACCTGCGTACCCGGCAGAAGAAGAGTTACCTGGTGGTGAACAAGATCGACTCGGTCGATGCCGACAGTGCGGCCAGTGATTTCTACGCGCTGGGGATGGAGCACCTGTACATGATTGCCGCCGCCCACGGGCGTGGGGTAAAGCAGATGGTCGACGAGGTGCTGGCCGGCTTTCCGCTGGCGGAGGAGGCCAGCGAGGAGGCGGTCGATGGTGGCATCAAGATCGGTATCGTGGGACGCCCCAATGTGGGCAAATCCACCCTGGTCAACCGGCTGCTGGGGGAGGAGCGGGTGGTGGTTTATGACCACGCCGGCACCACCCGCGATAGTATCTATATCCCCTATACCCGCCATGACAAGCCCTACACCCTGATCGATACCGCCGGGGTGCGCAAGCGCGGTCGCATCAACGAGTCGGTTGAGAAGTTTTCGGTCATCAAGACCCTGCAGGCGATCCAGGATGCCAACGTGGTGGTGCTGGTGCTCGATGCCCGTGAGGGGCTGGTGGACCAGGATATGCACCTGCTGGGCTTCATCATCGAGACCGGTCGAGCGCTGGTGATCGCCTTCAACAAGTGGGACGGCATGAGCCAGGATGAAAAGCGGGAGATCAAGGAGACCCTCGAGCGACGCCTGGTGTTTGCGGACTTCGCCCGCATCCACTTTATCTCCGCGCTTCACGGCACCGGCGTCGGGCACCTTTACGAGTCGATCGAAGAGGCCTACGAGTGCGCCACCCAGCGCTGGAGTGCCAGTCGCCTCACCCAGTTGCTGGAGGATGCGGTCTCCGACCACCAGCCCCCGCTGGTGCGCGGGCGCCGCATCAAGCTGCGCTATGCCCACATGGGGGGCAGCAACCCGCCGATCATCGTCATCCACGGTAACCAGACCGAGGAGGTTCCCAACGCCTACAAGCGCTACCTGGAAAACACCTTCAGGCGTGTATTGAAACTGGTGGGCACCCCCATGCGCTTTGAGTTCCGCACCGGCGATAACCCCTTCGAGGGGCGCAAGAACAAACTGACCCAGCGCCAGATCAGCAAGAAGAAGCGCCTGATGGAACACATCAAGAAGGCGGATAAGAAGCGCAAGAAAAAGTAG
- the xseA gene encoding exodeoxyribonuclease VII large subunit codes for MHTTPSSPPARLSVSDLNRNVRRLLEVSFGSVWVEGEISNLARPSSGHWYFTLKDSQAQIRCAMFRNRNQAVRFLPQEGMQLAIRGKVSLYEGRGDFQLIADHMEQAGAGALQQAFEALKRKLASEGLFDPQFKQALPELPGHIAVITSPTGAAIRDILSVLGRRFPAIRVSVLPVAVQGSEAAPQIVRALQLARQLPVDLIILGRGGGSLEDLWPFNEETVARAIFDCPLPVVSAVGHETDFTISDLVADQRAATPSAAAELISPDRAELLAQLSGYQQLLNDAMRRTLAHHQRELTLTAKRLRHPGQKLQEQSQRLDELELRLRRAVARGIDGCEQQYRYLQRRLQQQQPGARIEGHQQYCLSLYKGLQRAFTHQLRQRQTALASAVGQLETLSPLATLARGYSITLSEDGQQVIRRSDELAVGQRIQSRLGAGSVISEVLETRKP; via the coding sequence ATGCATACGACCCCATCCAGCCCCCCTGCCCGCCTCAGCGTCAGCGATCTCAACCGCAACGTCCGCCGCCTGCTGGAGGTCAGCTTCGGCTCCGTGTGGGTCGAGGGTGAGATCTCCAACCTTGCACGCCCCAGTTCGGGCCACTGGTACTTCACCCTCAAGGACAGCCAGGCCCAGATCCGCTGCGCCATGTTCCGCAATCGCAACCAGGCGGTCCGATTCCTGCCCCAGGAGGGGATGCAACTGGCGATCCGGGGCAAGGTCAGCCTCTATGAGGGGCGCGGCGACTTCCAGCTGATCGCCGACCATATGGAGCAGGCCGGCGCCGGCGCGCTGCAGCAAGCGTTCGAAGCCCTTAAGCGCAAGCTCGCCAGCGAAGGGCTGTTCGACCCGCAATTCAAGCAAGCGCTGCCCGAACTCCCCGGCCATATCGCGGTCATCACCTCCCCCACCGGTGCCGCCATCCGCGACATACTCAGCGTACTGGGGCGCCGATTCCCCGCCATTCGGGTCAGCGTTCTGCCGGTGGCGGTACAGGGCAGCGAGGCCGCGCCACAGATCGTGCGCGCCCTGCAACTGGCCCGGCAACTTCCCGTCGACCTGATTATCCTCGGCCGCGGTGGCGGCTCCCTGGAGGATCTGTGGCCCTTCAACGAAGAGACGGTGGCGCGGGCGATCTTCGACTGTCCGCTCCCGGTGGTCAGCGCCGTAGGCCACGAAACCGATTTCACCATCAGCGACCTGGTGGCCGACCAGCGGGCGGCCACCCCCTCGGCAGCGGCGGAGCTGATCAGCCCGGACAGGGCCGAGCTGCTGGCACAACTTTCGGGCTACCAGCAACTGCTGAACGACGCCATGCGCCGCACCCTTGCCCACCACCAGCGGGAGCTGACCCTCACCGCCAAGCGGTTGCGCCATCCGGGGCAAAAACTGCAGGAGCAGAGCCAGCGGCTCGACGAGCTGGAGCTCCGATTAAGGCGGGCGGTGGCACGGGGAATCGATGGTTGCGAGCAGCAGTACCGCTATCTGCAACGGCGTCTGCAGCAACAACAGCCCGGCGCCCGCATCGAGGGGCACCAGCAATACTGCCTGAGTCTCTATAAGGGACTGCAGCGGGCCTTCACGCACCAGCTGCGCCAGCGCCAGACCGCCCTGGCCAGCGCCGTGGGCCAACTGGAGACCCTCTCCCCGCTGGCTACTTTAGCGCGGGGATACTCCATCACCCTGAGCGAGGACGGGCAGCAAGTGATCCGCCGCAGTGACGAGCTGGCGGTGGGGCAACGCATCCAGAGCCGACTCGGGGCCGGCTCGGTTATCAGCGAGGTACTGGAGACCCGAAAGCCCTAA
- the guaB gene encoding IMP dehydrogenase, translated as MLRIAQEALTFDDVLLLPGYSEVLPKEVSLRSNLTREITLNIPVLSSAMDTVTEARLAIAMAQEGGIGVIHKNMTIEEQAREVRAVKKYESGVVKDPVTIESSATVRELIELTRLHNFSGVPVMERGQLVGIVTSRDVRFVEDMRKTVASIMTPKEKLVTVMEGADQETVRALLHKHRIEKVLVVNDKFQLTGMMTVKDIQKAQEYPNACKDDQGRLRVAAAVGTGAETGDRVKALVEAGVDVIVVDTAHGHSRGVIERVRWVKSHFPQVQVIGGNIATAAAAEALADAGADAVKVGIGPGSICTTRIVTGIGVPQISAVANVAAVMRERGIPVIADGGIRFSGDIAKAVAAGASVVMMGSMLAGTEEAPGEVELYQGRSYKSYRGMGSMGAMSQSAGSSDRYFQDAKEGVEKLVPEGIEGRVPYKGPMAAIVHQMMGGLRAAMGYTGCANIEQMRTIPEFVRVTSAGMNESHVHDVTITKEAPNYRVG; from the coding sequence ATGCTACGTATTGCTCAAGAAGCGCTGACTTTTGATGATGTCCTGTTGTTACCCGGTTACTCCGAGGTTCTCCCCAAAGAGGTCTCACTGCGGTCCAATCTGACCCGCGAAATCACTCTCAATATCCCGGTTCTCTCTTCGGCGATGGATACCGTGACCGAAGCCCGCCTGGCGATTGCGATGGCCCAGGAGGGAGGGATCGGGGTTATCCACAAGAACATGACCATTGAGGAGCAGGCCCGCGAGGTGCGTGCCGTCAAGAAGTACGAGAGTGGCGTGGTCAAGGATCCTGTGACCATCGAGTCCAGCGCTACGGTGCGCGAGTTGATCGAACTGACCCGCCTGCACAACTTCTCTGGTGTGCCGGTGATGGAGCGCGGACAGTTGGTGGGGATCGTCACCAGTCGTGACGTCCGCTTTGTCGAGGATATGCGCAAAACCGTGGCCAGCATCATGACCCCCAAGGAGAAACTGGTCACGGTGATGGAGGGCGCCGACCAGGAGACCGTGCGTGCCCTGCTGCATAAACACCGCATCGAGAAGGTGCTGGTAGTGAACGACAAGTTCCAGCTCACCGGCATGATGACCGTCAAGGATATCCAGAAGGCGCAGGAGTACCCCAACGCCTGCAAGGACGACCAGGGTCGCCTGAGGGTCGCCGCTGCGGTGGGTACCGGCGCCGAAACCGGTGATCGCGTCAAGGCGCTGGTGGAGGCGGGAGTGGATGTGATCGTGGTGGATACCGCCCACGGTCACTCACGGGGCGTGATTGAGCGGGTGCGCTGGGTCAAGAGCCACTTCCCCCAGGTACAGGTGATCGGCGGTAACATCGCTACCGCTGCCGCTGCGGAAGCCCTGGCCGATGCCGGCGCTGACGCCGTCAAGGTGGGTATCGGTCCCGGCTCGATCTGCACCACCCGCATCGTCACCGGTATCGGTGTGCCCCAGATCAGCGCGGTAGCCAATGTGGCGGCTGTGATGCGCGAGCGTGGCATTCCGGTGATCGCCGATGGTGGCATTCGTTTCTCCGGGGATATCGCCAAGGCGGTTGCCGCCGGTGCCAGTGTAGTGATGATGGGTAGCATGCTGGCCGGCACCGAAGAGGCGCCGGGCGAGGTGGAGCTCTACCAGGGGCGTAGCTACAAGTCCTATCGAGGCATGGGTTCCATGGGAGCCATGTCCCAGAGCGCGGGCTCCAGTGACCGCTACTTCCAGGATGCCAAGGAGGGGGTCGAGAAGCTGGTTCCCGAAGGTATCGAAGGTCGGGTGCCCTACAAGGGGCCAATGGCTGCCATTGTCCACCAGATGATGGGCGGCTTGCGGGCAGCCATGGGCTACACCGGCTGCGCCAATATCGAGCAGATGCGTACCATTCCGGAGTTTGTGCGGGTGACCTCAGCCGGTATGAATGAGAGTCATGTTCATGACGTAACCATCACCAAGGAAGCCCCGAACTACCGCGTCGGCTAA
- the guaA gene encoding glutamine-hydrolyzing GMP synthase, with translation MSLDIHAQRILILDFGSQYTQLIARRVREIGVYCELHAFDMDADEIRSFNPRAVILAGGPESVTGSDTPRCPEVVFELGVPVLGICYGMQTMAEQLGGKVQTSNLREFGYAKVDIEGTPSLLKGIEDHVSDAGVLSLDVWMSHGDKVSQLPEGFEVMASTESCPIAGMADERRHFYGVQFHPEVTHTKQGARILKRFICEIAGCEALWTSANIVEDAIERVRQQVGTNKVLLGLSGGVDSSVVAALLHKAIGDQLTCVFVDNGLLRLHEGDQVMAMFAENMGVKVIRADAEELFLGKLKGINDPEQKRKVIGNTFIEVFDEEAVKLKDVHFLAQGTIYPDVIESAGAKTGKAHVIKSHHNVGGLPEDMKMELVEPLRELFKDEVRKLGLELGLPYDMVYRHPFPGPGLGVRILGEVKKEYADLLRSADAIFIEELHRADWYHKVSQAFVVFLPVKSVGVVGDGRRYEYVVSLRAVETIDFMTARWAHLPYELLERVSNRIINEISGISRVAYDVSSKPPATIEWE, from the coding sequence ATGTCACTCGATATTCACGCTCAACGAATTCTTATCCTCGATTTTGGTTCCCAGTACACCCAGCTGATTGCGCGCCGGGTGCGGGAGATCGGTGTTTACTGTGAACTGCACGCCTTCGATATGGACGCCGACGAGATCCGCAGCTTTAACCCCCGTGCGGTTATCCTGGCCGGAGGCCCGGAGTCGGTCACCGGCAGCGACACCCCACGCTGCCCTGAGGTGGTGTTTGAGCTGGGCGTTCCGGTACTGGGCATCTGCTACGGCATGCAGACCATGGCCGAGCAATTGGGCGGCAAGGTACAGACCTCTAACCTGCGCGAGTTTGGCTACGCCAAGGTGGATATCGAGGGTACGCCCAGCCTCTTGAAGGGGATCGAGGATCATGTCAGCGATGCGGGCGTGTTGTCACTGGATGTCTGGATGAGTCATGGTGACAAGGTGTCACAGCTGCCCGAAGGCTTCGAGGTGATGGCCTCGACTGAAAGCTGCCCCATCGCCGGTATGGCCGATGAGCGTCGTCATTTTTACGGGGTGCAGTTCCACCCTGAGGTGACCCACACCAAGCAGGGCGCCCGTATCCTCAAGCGTTTTATCTGTGAAATTGCCGGCTGTGAGGCGCTCTGGACCTCTGCCAATATCGTTGAGGACGCCATTGAGCGAGTGCGTCAGCAGGTGGGTACCAATAAGGTGTTGCTGGGTCTCTCCGGAGGGGTGGACTCCTCTGTGGTCGCAGCACTTCTGCACAAAGCAATCGGTGACCAGCTCACCTGCGTCTTTGTTGATAACGGCCTGCTTCGTCTGCACGAAGGCGACCAGGTGATGGCGATGTTTGCCGAGAACATGGGGGTCAAAGTGATCCGCGCCGATGCCGAGGAGCTGTTCCTTGGCAAGCTGAAGGGGATCAACGATCCGGAGCAGAAGCGTAAGGTGATCGGTAATACCTTTATCGAGGTGTTCGATGAGGAAGCTGTAAAGCTGAAAGATGTTCACTTCCTAGCGCAGGGAACCATCTACCCTGACGTCATCGAGTCAGCGGGTGCCAAGACCGGAAAAGCTCATGTGATAAAGTCTCACCACAATGTGGGTGGCCTTCCGGAAGATATGAAAATGGAACTGGTGGAGCCGCTGCGGGAACTGTTCAAGGATGAGGTCCGCAAGCTGGGCCTGGAGTTGGGCCTGCCCTACGATATGGTCTACCGTCATCCCTTCCCGGGCCCAGGCCTCGGTGTGCGCATTCTCGGTGAGGTGAAAAAGGAGTACGCCGACCTGCTGCGAAGCGCCGATGCGATCTTTATCGAGGAGCTGCACAGGGCCGACTGGTACCACAAGGTGAGCCAGGCTTTCGTGGTATTCCTGCCGGTCAAGTCGGTCGGTGTGGTGGGCGATGGTCGCCGCTACGAGTACGTGGTGTCGCTGCGTGCGGTGGAGACGATCGACTTCATGACCGCCCGCTGGGCGCACCTGCCCTACGAGCTGCTGGAGCGGGTATCCAACCGCATCATCAACGAGATCTCCGGTATCTCAAGGGTCGCCTACGACGTGTCCAGCAAGCCCCCTGCCACCATCGAGTGGGAGTGA
- a CDS encoding FAD-binding oxidoreductase: MSKSESKSHRKPALFWGWGNADEHLSDEENHLIENMVRLLLPQGAVELSPPQVDEFELPESRLGELPDALAEMVSTTPYDRLLHSYGKSYPDMARMYLREVPNAPDGVAFPRTEEDIAAIYRYAAEQGVAVIPFGGGTSVCGGVEADVGDHYNATLVVDMENFNRVLSVDPVSRRARIQAGIRGPDMEAALKPHGLTLRHYPQSFPFVTLGGMVATRAGGHFATVYTHIEDMVEATRTLTPSGLIETRDLPGSGAGPSADRLICGSEGTLGIITEATLRLQQRPQWRATASVIFQSFLQGAEAVRLIAQSGLFPSNCRLLDEQEVMVNRVANRPCAVLVLGFESADHEVSHWMERALEIAREQGGELKGEVQYNGGHGDQRASEAESWRNAFIRMPYWRNRVTAFGIVADTFETAVTWDRFPEFYRTIKREMEGAIAKISGHPFSFSCRFTHVYPDGPAPYFTFYMVGDTEGNLHNAIDKWKSIKQLSLQLLADHGATATHHHAVGRDHRFGYEQQTSPLYRQALAATKQCLDPDGLLNPGVLIDPVGKEVGIRGVFSGLKSPQSP; this comes from the coding sequence ATGAGCAAGAGCGAGAGCAAGTCACACCGCAAGCCGGCCCTGTTCTGGGGGTGGGGGAACGCCGATGAGCACCTCAGCGATGAAGAAAACCATCTCATAGAAAACATGGTGCGGCTGCTGCTCCCCCAGGGCGCAGTCGAGTTGTCACCGCCCCAGGTGGATGAGTTTGAGTTGCCTGAATCCCGGCTGGGTGAGTTGCCCGACGCACTGGCGGAGATGGTCTCGACCACCCCATACGACCGCCTGCTCCACAGCTACGGAAAATCCTACCCGGATATGGCGCGCATGTACCTGCGTGAAGTGCCGAATGCGCCGGACGGCGTCGCGTTCCCCCGCACCGAGGAGGATATAGCGGCGATCTACCGCTATGCGGCAGAACAGGGGGTGGCTGTCATCCCCTTTGGCGGGGGGACCAGCGTGTGCGGAGGGGTGGAGGCCGATGTGGGCGATCACTATAACGCCACCCTGGTGGTGGATATGGAGAATTTTAACCGCGTGCTGTCGGTGGACCCCGTCAGCCGGCGCGCACGAATACAGGCGGGTATCCGTGGCCCCGATATGGAAGCGGCCCTCAAACCGCACGGATTAACCCTGCGCCACTACCCCCAAAGTTTTCCCTTTGTCACCCTGGGCGGCATGGTGGCGACCCGGGCCGGCGGCCATTTCGCTACGGTCTACACCCATATCGAAGATATGGTGGAGGCCACCCGTACCCTGACCCCCAGCGGCCTGATCGAAACCCGTGACCTCCCAGGCTCGGGGGCCGGCCCTTCGGCGGACCGCCTGATCTGTGGTTCTGAGGGAACGCTCGGCATCATTACCGAAGCAACCCTTCGATTGCAGCAACGTCCGCAGTGGCGCGCCACCGCTTCAGTTATCTTCCAGAGTTTTCTGCAGGGTGCCGAGGCGGTGCGGCTGATCGCCCAGTCAGGCCTTTTCCCCTCCAACTGCCGCTTGCTGGACGAGCAGGAGGTGATGGTTAACCGGGTAGCAAACCGGCCCTGCGCCGTGCTGGTGCTGGGGTTTGAGTCGGCCGACCATGAGGTCAGTCACTGGATGGAGCGAGCCCTCGAGATTGCCCGCGAGCAGGGCGGTGAGCTTAAGGGTGAGGTCCAGTATAACGGGGGGCACGGGGATCAGCGCGCGAGCGAAGCGGAGTCCTGGCGCAACGCCTTTATTCGTATGCCTTACTGGCGTAACCGTGTCACCGCCTTTGGCATCGTTGCGGACACCTTCGAAACGGCGGTCACCTGGGACCGCTTCCCCGAGTTCTATAGGACCATCAAGCGGGAGATGGAGGGGGCGATAGCCAAGATCAGTGGGCACCCCTTCTCTTTCTCCTGCCGTTTCACCCATGTTTATCCGGATGGCCCCGCTCCCTATTTCACCTTCTACATGGTGGGGGACACCGAGGGCAACCTGCACAACGCCATCGACAAATGGAAGAGCATCAAGCAGCTGTCCCTGCAATTGCTCGCGGACCACGGCGCCACCGCCACTCACCACCATGCAGTGGGTCGGGATCACCGCTTCGGTTACGAGCAGCAGACCTCCCCGCTTTACCGGCAGGCCCTGGCGGCGACCAAGCAGTGCCTTGACCCGGACGGTCTGCTCAACCCCGGTGTACTGATCGACCCTGTGGGCAAGGAGGTGGGGATTCGCGGAGTCTTTAGCGGTTTAAAAAGCCCCCAAAGCCCTTAG